Proteins from a genomic interval of Methanohalophilus levihalophilus:
- the glmS gene encoding glutamine--fructose-6-phosphate transaminase (isomerizing), which produces MCGIVGYVGKNQAMETLVNSLKKLEYRGYDSAGVSVLNGNITTYKTEGSIDKLSAILPSEMDGKIGIAHTRWATHGAPSTTNAHPHESGDFSVVHNGIIENYLEIREKLEQNGYEFKSETDTEVIVHLINFNYSNNSDSSFYDAVRESLQELEGSYAVAILCKEYPDTLIAARKDSPLVLGLGDSEVFVSSDVTAFLDHTKNVVFVEDGEIVSIDSSGVNYTNFDGQNIQKEITTIDWDVEAAEKAGYEHFMLKEIHEQVSAIQDTFSGKIFELEGKIKLDELNLDPKDITEIERIEIIACGTSWNAGLLAKYLFEKIAGVHTDVSTSSEFRYGDPVMRNDVLTIAITQSGETADTLAAIRSTNQYGCNSIAITNVVGSTITRETENVLYTRAGPEIGVAATKTFTSQLLTLYLLAIYFGRIRYQISAEDSRELLEAIKRLPGQIQKVLEQRNQIKECAVEYSDVADFFFIGRYLNYPIALEGALKLKEISYIHAEGYAAGELKHGPIALLTKDTPVVAIATHGNTYEKILSNIKEVKARSAKVIAVADEDDREIRKYVDTVLKIPKTHELLSPILSAVVLQLLAYYVALERGCAIDKPRNLAKSVTVE; this is translated from the coding sequence ATGTGCGGAATAGTTGGATACGTCGGAAAAAACCAGGCAATGGAAACACTGGTTAATTCCCTGAAAAAGCTTGAATACCGCGGATATGATTCCGCAGGCGTAAGTGTTCTTAACGGCAACATTACCACATACAAAACCGAAGGTTCTATTGATAAACTATCCGCAATCCTGCCATCGGAAATGGATGGAAAAATAGGAATTGCACATACCAGATGGGCAACCCACGGGGCACCAAGCACTACTAATGCTCACCCTCATGAATCCGGAGATTTTTCTGTTGTTCATAATGGCATTATTGAAAACTATCTGGAAATACGCGAAAAACTTGAACAAAATGGATATGAGTTTAAATCAGAAACTGATACCGAAGTCATTGTCCACTTAATTAATTTCAACTATAGCAATAATTCAGATAGCAGTTTTTATGATGCCGTCAGGGAAAGTTTGCAGGAACTTGAAGGCTCATATGCAGTTGCAATATTGTGCAAAGAATATCCGGACACCCTGATAGCTGCAAGAAAAGATAGCCCTCTTGTTCTGGGACTGGGAGACAGCGAGGTTTTTGTTTCATCTGACGTGACGGCCTTTCTGGATCACACTAAAAATGTGGTTTTTGTCGAAGATGGAGAAATTGTCAGTATCGACTCTTCCGGAGTGAACTATACAAATTTTGATGGTCAAAATATCCAGAAAGAAATTACCACAATTGACTGGGACGTTGAAGCTGCTGAAAAAGCCGGGTATGAGCATTTCATGCTTAAGGAAATTCACGAGCAGGTTTCTGCAATTCAGGATACATTCTCAGGGAAAATTTTTGAACTGGAAGGTAAAATCAAGCTCGATGAACTTAATCTGGATCCAAAGGATATAACAGAAATCGAAAGGATAGAAATCATTGCCTGTGGTACATCATGGAATGCCGGACTGCTTGCAAAATACCTTTTTGAAAAAATTGCCGGAGTTCATACCGATGTCAGTACTTCATCCGAATTCCGCTATGGAGATCCGGTTATGCGGAATGATGTTCTCACTATAGCAATCACCCAGTCCGGAGAAACTGCAGATACACTGGCAGCCATACGAAGTACAAACCAATACGGATGTAATTCAATTGCAATAACAAATGTCGTCGGAAGCACCATTACCCGTGAGACCGAGAACGTATTATACACAAGGGCAGGCCCTGAAATCGGAGTTGCGGCCACCAAAACATTTACTTCACAATTATTGACCTTATACCTGCTTGCCATTTATTTTGGAAGAATCAGATATCAGATAAGTGCGGAAGACAGCCGGGAACTTCTGGAAGCAATTAAAAGATTACCGGGTCAGATCCAGAAAGTCCTGGAACAACGCAATCAAATCAAGGAATGCGCAGTGGAGTACTCCGATGTAGCGGACTTTTTCTTCATTGGGAGATATCTCAATTATCCCATTGCCCTGGAAGGAGCTCTCAAACTCAAGGAAATTTCATACATCCATGCAGAAGGATATGCTGCCGGTGAGTTAAAACACGGCCCAATTGCTTTACTGACAAAAGATACACCCGTAGTCGCAATTGCTACCCATGGGAACACCTATGAGAAAATCCTGAGCAACATAAAGGAAGTAAAAGCGCGAAGTGCAAAGGTAATTGCCGTAGCTGATGAAGATGACAGGGAAATCAGGAAGTACGTGGACACTGTACTAAAAATCCCTAAAACCCACGAGCTGCTGTCACCCATACTTTCAGCAGTTGTGCTCCAGTTGCTCGCATATTATGTTGCCCTTGAAAGGGGTTGTGCTATTGACAAGCCGAGAAACCTTGCAAAAAGCGTAACAGTGGAATAA
- the glmU gene encoding bifunctional sugar-1-phosphate nucleotidylyltransferase/acetyltransferase — protein MKAIVLAAGEGQRCRPLTATRSKVMLPVVNRPILEYVIEALVKNDIKDIILIVGYEKERIMDYFEDGVDFGASIKYIEQEVQLGTSHAIEQARPYIEKGMNFLVLNGDNIIESSTIKDLLNSFKGEATILTSQRDDISEYGVVLTKGSKVTKIIEKPKSLVSHLVNTGMYVFNENIFPEIEKTTISQRGEYEITDALQNMIEKGEDVHTVTTKHLWMDSRYPWDLLKSNSSMLNRKEEPVNHGKVEEGATIVGEVSVGENTIIRAGSYIVGPVALGRNCDIGPNAVVLPSTSIGKNVSIEPFTTIKNSIIMDNVRIGPHSHISHSVIANNTSLGPYFATEAKDNTGIKLGNELVDAGKIGAIVGEDCEAGLRVLTKAGAIISKGCSIGSDTTIRELLPENSVVL, from the coding sequence ATGAAAGCTATTGTGCTGGCCGCAGGAGAGGGGCAAAGATGCAGACCGTTGACAGCTACCAGGTCAAAGGTTATGCTGCCAGTGGTAAATAGACCAATTCTTGAATATGTAATAGAAGCACTTGTAAAAAATGATATTAAAGACATTATTCTAATCGTAGGTTATGAAAAAGAAAGAATAATGGACTATTTTGAAGACGGTGTTGACTTCGGCGCCTCTATAAAGTACATTGAACAGGAGGTGCAGCTTGGAACTTCCCATGCAATTGAACAAGCACGCCCATACATTGAAAAAGGTATGAATTTCCTTGTACTCAACGGCGATAATATAATAGAATCCTCAACCATCAAGGATTTGCTTAATTCGTTTAAAGGGGAAGCAACCATTCTGACATCACAAAGAGACGATATCTCTGAATATGGTGTAGTTTTAACAAAGGGATCAAAAGTAACCAAAATAATTGAAAAACCAAAATCCCTTGTAAGTCACCTGGTCAATACTGGAATGTATGTATTTAATGAAAATATCTTCCCGGAAATCGAAAAAACAACCATATCCCAGCGTGGAGAATATGAAATTACTGACGCACTACAAAACATGATAGAAAAAGGGGAAGATGTACACACCGTCACAACAAAGCATTTGTGGATGGATTCAAGATATCCATGGGATCTTCTAAAATCTAATTCCAGCATGTTAAACCGTAAAGAAGAGCCCGTGAACCATGGGAAAGTGGAGGAAGGGGCTACGATAGTAGGAGAAGTCAGCGTCGGTGAAAACACAATTATTCGTGCCGGTTCATACATAGTAGGACCTGTAGCATTAGGACGAAATTGTGACATAGGACCTAATGCAGTTGTTTTACCAAGCACCAGCATTGGAAAAAATGTTTCAATTGAGCCTTTCACCACAATAAAAAACAGCATTATAATGGATAATGTCAGAATTGGACCCCATTCACACATATCTCATTCGGTAATTGCAAACAATACTTCACTTGGGCCATACTTTGCAACGGAAGCAAAAGATAACACAGGCATAAAACTCGGAAATGAGCTTGTTGATGCCGGTAAAATCGGCGCCATTGTAGGTGAAGACTGCGAAGCGGGGTTACGAGTGCTCACAAAAGCGGGGGCCATTATTTCGAAGGGATGTAGTATTGGCTCAGACACAACTATCAGGGAGCTATTACCTGAAAATTCAGTTGTTCTCTAA
- a CDS encoding 30S ribosomal protein S15, with product MAKMHTRSKGNSGSTRPGRTEAPAWSMYDADEITNIILDLWKQGNSTSVIGMILRDNYGVPDVKVATGKKITAILAENDTAPRVPEDLYNLIVKAIRMRKHISKNHKDVHNGRALHLTEAKIRRLVKYYQANKVLPADWKYKPETAEMLITR from the coding sequence ATGGCAAAAATGCACACCCGCAGCAAGGGTAACTCAGGGTCTACAAGGCCTGGACGCACAGAAGCTCCAGCTTGGTCCATGTACGACGCCGATGAAATTACAAATATCATTCTTGACTTATGGAAGCAGGGAAATTCCACAAGTGTAATTGGAATGATCCTCAGGGACAACTATGGCGTGCCAGATGTCAAAGTTGCCACCGGCAAGAAAATTACAGCTATTTTGGCTGAAAATGACACTGCCCCAAGGGTACCTGAAGACCTTTACAACCTCATTGTCAAAGCAATCAGGATGAGGAAACACATTTCAAAGAATCACAAGGACGTCCATAATGGTCGTGCACTGCACCTTACAGAAGCTAAGATCCGCAGACTTGTAAAATACTATCAGGCAAACAAGGTACTGCCTGCAGACTGGAAGTACAAACCAGAAACTGCAGAAATGCTTATTACAAGGTAA
- the hisS gene encoding histidine--tRNA ligase → MKISKPRGTRDFLPEETAHRRHVESIMRNVVTHWGYHEIITPTFEHLDLFTLKSGEGIIGEIYNFTDKGDRDLSLRPELTAPAMRMYVNGMQSRPLPLKLFYFENCFRYERPQKGRFREFWQFGVEVIGSKSPHADAEVIALAEKMVESAGIKGDIHVGHLGVIRHILQELDGEEQTRIMRFVDKKDDKGLDDYLESINATAELREQLFELVSISGENAIEKAREIVGSLPELDRFELLLDLLEGYGVDFSVDFGIARGLDYYTGMVFEIYAEGLGAQNQVCGGGSYQLIQLFGGGDVPSTGFGIGFDRIMEVCTLEPKPIPGVVVVATDDTRIEAIDIATKLREYVPVYLDIMERNFRNQLSHANNVEADYVVIVGKKEVEAGKVTLKEMASGEQGLTTLDEALELILR, encoded by the coding sequence ATGAAAATAAGTAAACCAAGAGGCACAAGGGATTTCCTTCCGGAAGAAACCGCTCACAGAAGGCATGTTGAAAGTATAATGAGAAATGTGGTTACTCATTGGGGTTACCATGAAATAATTACTCCTACTTTTGAGCATCTTGATCTTTTCACTCTTAAATCCGGTGAAGGAATAATAGGGGAAATCTATAATTTTACAGACAAGGGAGACAGGGATTTATCACTCCGCCCCGAATTGACTGCGCCTGCCATGAGGATGTACGTCAACGGCATGCAGTCAAGGCCATTGCCACTAAAATTATTCTATTTTGAAAACTGTTTCCGATATGAGAGACCCCAAAAAGGAAGATTCAGGGAATTCTGGCAATTCGGAGTGGAAGTTATCGGAAGCAAAAGTCCTCATGCTGATGCAGAGGTTATTGCCCTGGCAGAAAAAATGGTAGAATCTGCAGGTATAAAAGGAGACATCCATGTTGGGCATCTTGGTGTAATACGCCATATCCTTCAAGAGCTGGACGGGGAAGAACAAACCAGGATTATGAGATTTGTGGATAAGAAGGATGACAAGGGACTCGATGACTACCTTGAATCAATAAATGCCACAGCCGAGCTTCGCGAACAACTTTTCGAGCTGGTGAGTATTTCGGGTGAAAATGCAATAGAAAAAGCGAGGGAAATTGTCGGAAGCCTGCCTGAACTTGATCGTTTCGAACTATTGCTTGATTTACTTGAGGGATATGGAGTAGATTTTTCAGTTGACTTTGGAATCGCACGGGGACTTGATTATTACACAGGAATGGTTTTTGAGATATATGCCGAAGGCCTGGGAGCCCAGAATCAGGTTTGTGGTGGAGGTTCCTACCAGCTCATTCAGTTGTTTGGCGGAGGTGACGTTCCATCCACCGGATTTGGAATAGGTTTTGACAGGATTATGGAAGTTTGCACCCTTGAACCAAAACCCATTCCCGGTGTTGTGGTTGTAGCAACAGATGACACAAGGATAGAAGCCATTGATATTGCAACCAAACTGAGAGAGTACGTACCAGTTTATCTTGACATTATGGAAAGGAATTTCCGCAACCAGTTATCCCATGCAAATAACGTAGAAGCGGATTATGTTGTGATTGTAGGTAAAAAGGAAGTTGAAGCAGGGAAGGTAACACTCAAGGAAATGGCTTCCGGTGAGCAGGGTTTAACTACTCTGGACGAAGCTCTTGAGCTCATTTTACGATAA